A single genomic interval of cyanobiont of Ornithocercus magnificus harbors:
- a CDS encoding flagellar assembly peptidoglycan hydrolase FlgJ — MKSKLIGAVKHYRAERHEIEAWQNLESQLAPQLVDEFLDLFYKRRRKITSNWQRIYDAAAAAGAKYPEVVAAQWALESSWGRAISGRNNFFGIKGPGTTKKTWEDYGEGPVTIYDSFLDFDSLTSCVKYLVDRWYKDWQNYRGVNRAQSYQECAHLLKSEGYATDPDYAKKLIDIIQGEHRSKDSHA, encoded by the coding sequence ATGAAAAGCAAGTTAATCGGAGCAGTAAAGCACTATAGAGCTGAAAGACACGAGATAGAGGCGTGGCAAAACCTCGAGAGCCAGCTTGCACCGCAGCTGGTAGATGAGTTTTTAGATCTATTTTACAAGCGCAGACGCAAGATTACCTCGAACTGGCAGCGCATCTACGACGCGGCAGCGGCAGCTGGGGCTAAGTATCCAGAAGTTGTCGCCGCACAGTGGGCTCTCGAGAGCAGCTGGGGGCGGGCAATTTCCGGTCGAAACAACTTCTTTGGTATCAAAGGTCCCGGAACGACCAAGAAAACGTGGGAGGACTACGGAGAGGGACCAGTAACTATCTACGATAGTTTTCTAGACTTTGATTCGTTGACCAGCTGCGTGAAATATCTCGTCGATAGATGGTACAAAGATTGGCAGAATTATAGAGGCGTAAATCGAGCCCAATCTTACCAGGAATGCGCGCATTTACTCAAGAGCGAGGGCTACGCAACAGATCCAGACTACGCTAAAAAGTTGATAGATATTATTCAAGGAGAACATCGCAGCAAAGACAGCCATGCTTGA